A window of Christiangramia forsetii KT0803 contains these coding sequences:
- a CDS encoding autotransporter outer membrane beta-barrel domain-containing protein, translated as MRKILFVLPIILFQFGFLQSQEKFNEVKFNIANTIAIASVELGYERFIDDHQSLEGVLLINDRINYHSEKGSREFSTQSYKLGYNYYFGEDSPASGLYANPFLKYRTGEFSEDAPDALEPEFSGDIITDMNTFMIGLGGGYKWNFNNTFVLGPFINIARNFSEEVKDRFSAIEFNAGFNVGYRF; from the coding sequence ATGAGAAAAATACTATTTGTTTTACCGATCATTTTATTCCAGTTTGGATTTTTACAATCACAGGAGAAATTTAATGAAGTGAAATTCAATATTGCGAATACTATTGCTATTGCTTCAGTAGAATTAGGCTATGAACGCTTTATTGATGATCACCAATCACTGGAAGGAGTTCTTTTGATCAATGACCGAATTAATTATCATTCAGAAAAAGGATCCAGAGAATTTAGTACCCAGAGTTATAAATTAGGCTACAACTATTATTTTGGGGAAGACTCTCCCGCTTCTGGTTTATATGCGAATCCATTTTTAAAATATAGAACCGGAGAATTTAGTGAGGACGCGCCGGATGCTTTGGAACCTGAATTCAGCGGGGACATTATTACAGATATGAACACTTTTATGATTGGTCTTGGTGGTGGTTACAAATGGAATTTCAACAATACTTTTGTATTAGGGCCTTTTATAAATATCGCCAGAAATTTTAGTGAAGAAGTAAAAGACAGGTTCTCTGCTATTGAGTTTAACGCTGGCTTTAATGTTGGATATAGATTTTAA
- a CDS encoding acyl-ACP desaturase codes for MALDNIRLEVMQTVEKSVQGFIDEYLIPVNEIWQPTDMLPNLQDDKGFEEVHQIREEAKELGYDFWVVLVADMVTEEALPTYESWLMDMEGVQQHGASRGEQNVWAKWVRHWTGEENRHGDTLNKYLYLSGRVDMKEVEKTTQHLINDGFDIGTGRDPYRNFVYTSFQELATNISHKRVGQLAKKKGNKMLGKMCNIIAGDEMRHYMAYREFVKTIFEHDPSEMMLAFQDMMKKKIVMPAQFIRESGQGIAEAFENFSNAAQRLGVYTTYDYIDILKKLNGYWEIDKMRSLTDDAEKARDYLMALPDRMTRIADRIAVPQDQHKFKWVESNGMV; via the coding sequence ATGGCATTAGATAATATACGTTTAGAAGTAATGCAAACGGTCGAAAAATCTGTTCAGGGTTTTATCGATGAATACCTTATCCCCGTTAATGAGATCTGGCAACCTACAGATATGCTTCCAAATCTTCAGGATGACAAAGGATTTGAAGAAGTGCATCAAATTAGAGAAGAAGCTAAGGAATTAGGATATGATTTCTGGGTTGTTCTTGTTGCAGATATGGTTACTGAAGAAGCTTTACCTACTTACGAATCCTGGTTAATGGATATGGAAGGTGTACAACAGCACGGTGCCAGTCGCGGAGAACAGAATGTTTGGGCAAAATGGGTGAGACACTGGACCGGTGAGGAAAATCGTCATGGTGATACTCTCAATAAATATTTATATCTCTCAGGAAGGGTAGATATGAAAGAAGTAGAGAAAACTACCCAGCACCTAATCAATGACGGATTTGACATCGGTACCGGAAGAGATCCCTACAGAAATTTTGTTTATACGAGTTTTCAGGAATTGGCGACCAATATTTCCCATAAACGGGTAGGACAACTTGCTAAGAAAAAGGGTAATAAAATGCTCGGGAAAATGTGTAATATCATTGCCGGAGATGAGATGAGACATTATATGGCTTATCGCGAGTTCGTAAAGACAATTTTTGAGCACGATCCTAGTGAAATGATGCTAGCTTTTCAGGATATGATGAAGAAAAAAATCGTGATGCCTGCTCAATTCATTAGAGAATCTGGACAGGGAATTGCTGAAGCTTTTGAAAACTTCTCCAATGCAGCACAAAGACTCGGGGTTTATACAACCTACGATTATATCGATATTCTGAAGAAACTGAATGGATACTGGGAAATAGATAAGATGCGTTCTTTAACAGATGATGCTGAAAAAGCAAGGGATTATCTAATGGCACTGCCAGATAGAATGACCAGAATTGCAGATAGAATTGCTGTTCCTCAGGATCAGCATAAATTTAAATGGGTTGAATCTAACGGAATGGTTTAG
- a CDS encoding YkvA family protein, translated as MSGFSREKAAEEHSKRTEEFEKEDVEKVIDEEAKILDKFENKGKLKRYMDDAKILFSLVRDYASGEYREIPFNIVAAAGAALLYVLSPIDLIPDFIPVLGYLDDAAVIAFCLNLMEKDLATYKAWKNQMLKKLN; from the coding sequence ATGAGCGGATTTTCCAGAGAAAAGGCAGCAGAAGAGCATTCTAAAAGAACCGAGGAGTTTGAAAAGGAGGATGTTGAGAAAGTAATTGATGAGGAAGCAAAAATCCTTGATAAGTTCGAAAATAAGGGGAAATTGAAGCGTTATATGGATGATGCAAAAATCTTATTTTCGCTGGTTCGGGATTATGCAAGCGGAGAATATCGTGAAATCCCTTTCAATATTGTTGCGGCTGCAGGTGCAGCATTACTTTATGTGTTATCGCCAATAGATTTAATCCCCGATTTTATTCCGGTGCTTGGTTATCTGGATGATGCTGCGGTAATCGCATTTTGCCTGAATCTCATGGAGAAAGACCTTGCAACTTATAAGGCCTGGAAAAATCAGATGCTCAAAAAGCTCAATTAG
- a CDS encoding metallophosphoesterase family protein has product MSRKLAIGDLHGGLKALIQLLERINLSPKDQLIFLGDYVDGWSDSANTVTYLIELAKQNSCVFIRGNHDDLAHRWLEKDEKNEKWLEHGGQSSIDAYRNFSEDEKKAHINFFREMFNFYKDDEDRLYVHAGFTNLHGPDFEYHETSFYWDRTLWEMALSMKDNLNPEDQFYPKRLQHFKEIYIGHTPVTRIGESEPVKKANIWNVDTGAAFKGAISAIDVNSKEIYQSDPVFTLYPDEQGRN; this is encoded by the coding sequence ATGTCGAGAAAACTTGCTATTGGAGATTTACATGGAGGCTTAAAGGCTTTAATCCAGTTGCTTGAAAGAATAAATCTTTCTCCAAAAGATCAACTCATTTTTTTAGGAGATTATGTAGATGGTTGGAGCGATTCTGCAAATACCGTGACCTATCTTATAGAGTTGGCAAAACAGAATTCCTGTGTTTTTATAAGGGGAAATCATGACGATCTTGCGCATAGATGGCTGGAAAAAGACGAAAAGAATGAAAAATGGTTGGAACATGGCGGACAATCCAGCATTGATGCATATAGAAATTTCAGTGAGGATGAGAAGAAAGCACATATAAACTTCTTCAGGGAAATGTTCAATTTTTATAAGGATGATGAAGATCGCTTATATGTTCATGCGGGATTCACAAACCTTCACGGTCCCGATTTTGAATATCATGAAACGAGCTTTTATTGGGATCGCACACTGTGGGAAATGGCACTCTCTATGAAAGATAATTTAAACCCCGAAGACCAATTCTACCCGAAAAGACTTCAGCATTTTAAAGAAATCTATATAGGACACACCCCGGTTACCCGAATTGGGGAAAGCGAGCCTGTAAAAAAAGCAAATATCTGGAATGTAGATACAGGAGCGGCTTTTAAGGGAGCTATCTCGGCAATCGATGTAAATTCCAAAGAAATTTATCAAAGTGACCCTGTTTTTACCCTATATCCAGATGAACAGGGAAGAAATTAG